Proteins from a single region of Chengkuizengella sediminis:
- a CDS encoding peptidylprolyl isomerase produces the protein MISQSFAELAQEYSVDPSASNDGDLGFIRPGDREPEFEEEVLKLGVGEYTKEPVQIEDAFHIIKVTEKEEKKPFEEMKNQIRDELTTQKLNPEETQGKINNLIHEINIKINDEELKDLFKDLNAGTE, from the coding sequence TTGATCAGTCAAAGTTTTGCAGAGTTAGCACAGGAATATTCCGTTGATCCTTCAGCTTCTAATGACGGTGATTTAGGTTTTATTAGACCTGGGGATAGAGAACCAGAATTTGAGGAAGAAGTACTCAAGCTGGGCGTTGGAGAATACACAAAAGAACCCGTCCAAATAGAAGATGCTTTTCACATCATAAAAGTTACAGAGAAAGAAGAAAAGAAACCGTTTGAAGAAATGAAAAATCAAATTCGAGATGAATTGACCACTCAAAAGTTGAATCCAGAGGAAACACAAGGAAAAATCAATAACCTCATTCATGAGATCAATATAAAAATTAATGATGAAGAGTTAAAAGACTTGTTTAAAGATTTAAACGCAGGTACAGAATAA
- a CDS encoding ATP F0F1 synthase subunit C codes for MDKCCKGLLGLCLGPFITLAGLAIGLGIITGALVIGVSRNPSISDELIQLAIFFGIIPSIIIFLIATFFLLFCLIKKI; via the coding sequence ATGGATAAATGTTGTAAAGGTCTTTTGGGATTATGTTTAGGTCCTTTTATTACATTAGCTGGGCTTGCGATTGGTCTAGGAATTATTACTGGTGCTTTAGTAATAGGAGTTTCAAGGAACCCGAGTATAAGCGATGAACTCATACAACTCGCTATATTCTTTGGGATAATACCTAGTATAATTATTTTTCTAATTGCAACATTTTTTTTATTGTTTTGTCTAATCAAAAAAATATAA
- a CDS encoding LacI family DNA-binding transcriptional regulator, producing the protein MNSFEIARLAGVSRSTVTRVINNYGNVHPKTKSKVLKVMEENNYRPNATAKKLSSKKSNVIGLLVIKDMDKSSPSFLVDAFFGPMVDTIIHTASSRGYRIMLDITEENDKNTLNLFHEKSIDAGIFLSWSNMQPKIKEAVKLGYHCGVIDFDFAIDRDDSIVIMDVCDKKSAYKATKYLIELGHEHIGFITGIKSKRCSIERLKGYELAHLESEIVINESNLFEGYFNEEDGYAAVEYWTELGKMPSAIFAANDKMAIGALNALHKKGLRVPEDVSIIGYDDVILTQYTSPKLTTMKVPVSEMADSLINTLIDKIEGREDVRLRKTFTARLVERESTAPIRKIEKK; encoded by the coding sequence ATGAATAGCTTTGAAATTGCACGACTAGCAGGTGTATCACGCAGTACTGTGACAAGAGTGATCAATAATTACGGTAACGTTCACCCAAAAACCAAATCAAAAGTGCTGAAGGTGATGGAGGAGAATAACTATCGTCCAAATGCTACGGCAAAAAAGCTTTCTAGTAAAAAATCAAATGTCATAGGGTTGTTGGTAATAAAAGATATGGATAAAAGCTCTCCATCTTTCCTAGTTGATGCTTTTTTTGGACCTATGGTTGATACAATCATTCATACGGCTTCAAGTAGAGGTTATCGAATTATGTTGGATATTACAGAGGAAAATGATAAAAACACATTAAATTTATTCCATGAAAAGAGCATTGACGCAGGCATATTTTTGAGTTGGAGTAATATGCAACCTAAGATTAAAGAAGCAGTTAAATTGGGTTACCATTGTGGTGTGATTGATTTCGATTTTGCAATTGATCGAGATGATTCTATCGTTATTATGGATGTCTGTGATAAAAAAAGTGCTTATAAAGCAACGAAATATTTAATTGAATTGGGTCACGAACATATTGGATTCATTACAGGAATAAAATCAAAAAGATGTTCTATCGAGCGTTTGAAAGGTTATGAACTGGCACATTTAGAATCTGAAATTGTAATAAATGAAAGTAATTTATTTGAAGGTTATTTTAATGAAGAAGATGGTTACGCTGCAGTGGAGTATTGGACGGAATTAGGTAAAATGCCATCTGCTATTTTTGCTGCAAATGATAAAATGGCTATAGGTGCATTAAACGCACTACATAAAAAAGGATTGAGGGTTCCTGAGGATGTCTCCATCATTGGATATGATGACGTTATTTTGACACAATATACATCTCCTAAATTAACGACCATGAAAGTACCTGTGTCAGAAATGGCAGACTCTTTAATTAATACATTGATTGACAAAATAGAAGGAAGAGAAGACGTGCGGTTAAGAAAAACTTTTACAGCAAGGTTAGTTGAGAGGGAATCAACAGCACCAATTAGAAAAATAGAGAAAAAATAG
- a CDS encoding nucleotidyltransferase — MKTVGIIVEYNPLHNGHVYHFEQSKKISNADAVVAVMSGNFLQRGEPSIVNKWARTEMALHMGADLVIELPVVYSSQPAEWFAFGAVSALDATGIVDHLCFGSESGELETLQILAKELKEEPVRFGTEVKQQLKKGMNYPAAYTSAIQKILPFETSEHMDLSQPNNTLGLHYLIAIERLNSSISPLTITRQKAGYHQQEVTDQQIASATAIRKLIFEKQNQSYFSQYMPNYTYEVLQREFQSGRGPIYWESLKDQLLYKLLSITPNECSHFFEVTEGLENRLKQTLPELTDSSFSVTKLLELLKTKRYTRTKLQRTLLRILLNHYKTDITIDKLKKGTPYLRVLGFSIKGQHLLKKMKKTAKVPIITKVNKNHTSLLEMDIRATSIYSLSYHNPSAKEMFQDYYQPPVIL; from the coding sequence ATGAAAACCGTTGGCATAATAGTTGAATACAATCCATTACATAATGGACACGTATATCACTTTGAGCAATCTAAAAAAATATCTAATGCAGATGCCGTAGTTGCCGTAATGAGCGGCAATTTCCTGCAGAGAGGTGAACCCTCGATAGTAAACAAATGGGCCCGAACAGAAATGGCTTTACATATGGGAGCTGACTTAGTCATTGAACTACCTGTTGTTTACTCTTCCCAACCTGCTGAATGGTTTGCATTCGGTGCAGTTTCCGCCTTGGATGCAACAGGAATTGTTGATCATTTATGTTTTGGCAGTGAAAGTGGTGAGCTGGAAACATTACAGATATTAGCCAAAGAGCTAAAAGAAGAACCCGTTAGATTTGGAACAGAAGTAAAACAACAATTAAAAAAAGGAATGAATTATCCAGCTGCGTATACTTCAGCCATTCAAAAGATCTTACCTTTTGAAACATCTGAACATATGGACTTGTCTCAGCCTAATAATACTTTAGGTTTACATTACTTAATTGCAATTGAACGTTTAAACAGCAGTATCAGTCCTCTCACCATTACAAGACAAAAGGCAGGGTATCATCAGCAAGAGGTTACCGATCAACAAATTGCTAGTGCTACGGCTATTCGTAAACTCATTTTTGAAAAACAAAATCAATCTTACTTTTCTCAATATATGCCTAATTATACTTATGAAGTGTTACAGCGTGAATTTCAATCTGGTCGCGGACCTATCTACTGGGAGTCTTTAAAGGATCAATTATTATACAAGTTATTAAGTATTACACCCAATGAATGCTCACATTTTTTTGAAGTCACAGAAGGATTAGAAAACAGACTCAAACAAACATTACCTGAGTTAACTGATTCTTCATTTTCGGTTACAAAGTTATTAGAATTATTGAAAACGAAAAGGTATACTAGGACAAAGTTACAACGCACATTGCTTCGCATCTTACTCAATCACTATAAAACTGATATCACAATCGATAAATTAAAAAAAGGCACCCCATATTTAAGGGTGCTTGGATTTTCAATTAAAGGACAACATTTGTTAAAGAAAATGAAGAAAACAGCAAAAGTACCCATCATAACAAAAGTAAATAAAAATCATACATCACTATTAGAGATGGACATACGTGCAACCTCCATATATTCACTTTCTTATCATAATCCATCTGCTAAAGAGATGTTCCAGGATTACTATCAACCTCCAGTCATCCTGTAA
- the coaD gene encoding pantetheine-phosphate adenylyltransferase, whose protein sequence is MQKKQSIAVYPGSFDPVTYGHLDIIHRAAKQFDTLVVAVLNNAKKNPLFTVEERKVLLHQATRHLPNVEIDSFHDLLTNYMNSKNAQIIVRGLRAVSDFEFELQMASTNRKLNEDVETFFMMTNPQYSYLSSSIVKEVAKYDGTVTDLVPKEVEKALREKYNYLQK, encoded by the coding sequence ATGCAAAAGAAACAGAGTATAGCTGTATATCCTGGGAGTTTTGATCCCGTTACATATGGACATCTAGATATTATTCACCGGGCTGCTAAGCAATTTGATACTTTGGTTGTTGCAGTGTTGAATAATGCTAAAAAAAATCCGCTTTTTACTGTGGAAGAACGGAAGGTTTTACTTCATCAAGCTACTCGGCATTTGCCGAATGTGGAAATTGATAGTTTTCACGACTTACTGACTAATTATATGAATTCAAAAAACGCACAAATCATCGTTAGAGGTTTAAGGGCTGTTTCCGATTTTGAATTTGAATTGCAAATGGCCTCTACAAATAGAAAGCTAAACGAGGACGTTGAGACCTTTTTTATGATGACAAACCCACAATATTCTTATTTAAGCTCGAGTATCGTAAAAGAGGTAGCTAAATATGATGGAACTGTCACCGATCTCGTTCCAAAAGAAGTAGAAAAAGCATTGAGAGAAAAGTATAATTACCTACAAAAGTGA
- a CDS encoding YceD family protein, which yields MSIMINLRDLITKTDPVVIQQSLSVTDLVSNHKEILNITPLEVDLQVKMDFEVARVWGTCNGQIRYICSRCLKEYNKTLQINIQEALTQNSEIAKSDPEESIQLVTSDEVDIEPYIRESFLLELPYAPICEESCEGLCPTCGINKNESSCTCKQDQIDPRLAKLKDFYVE from the coding sequence ATGTCAATAATGATTAATTTACGTGATCTAATTACAAAAACAGATCCAGTAGTCATTCAACAATCTTTGTCTGTTACGGATCTAGTTTCAAATCACAAAGAAATTTTGAATATTACACCTTTAGAGGTGGATTTACAAGTGAAAATGGATTTTGAAGTGGCTCGAGTATGGGGAACATGTAATGGTCAAATTCGTTATATTTGTTCCAGATGTTTAAAAGAATATAATAAAACACTTCAAATTAACATACAAGAGGCTTTGACACAAAATTCAGAAATAGCAAAATCTGATCCTGAGGAAAGTATTCAGCTAGTTACATCTGATGAGGTTGATATTGAACCTTACATTAGAGAATCATTTTTATTAGAACTTCCCTATGCTCCTATCTGTGAGGAATCGTGTGAAGGGTTGTGTCCCACATGTGGGATTAATAAAAATGAATCATCCTGTACTTGTAAACAGGATCAAATTGATCCTCGTTTAGCTAAATTAAAAGACTTTTATGTCGAATAA
- the rsmD gene encoding 16S rRNA (guanine(966)-N(2))-methyltransferase RsmD has protein sequence MLRVISGVSKGRKLKAVPGSHTRPTTDKVKEAIFSRIGPYFSGGTVLDLFAGTGALGIEAISRGIDRGIFIDINPKSIEVIKGNISAVGQIEKAEVYRNDAKRALKVCAKRELKFDLVFLDPPYKLEMTEDILQQMDSLSLFHKGAVVVVEHDTVYTYNEQIGNLQCNRRLVYGDTAVTVYDYIVNE, from the coding sequence GTGTTGAGAGTAATATCGGGAGTCTCTAAAGGTAGAAAGTTAAAGGCGGTTCCAGGGAGTCATACGAGGCCGACTACCGATAAAGTAAAAGAAGCTATCTTTAGTAGGATCGGTCCTTATTTTTCAGGTGGGACTGTATTGGATTTATTTGCCGGAACAGGAGCCTTGGGTATAGAAGCGATAAGCAGAGGGATAGATCGAGGAATTTTTATAGATATTAACCCAAAAAGCATTGAAGTGATTAAGGGGAATATTAGTGCTGTAGGCCAAATTGAGAAAGCAGAAGTGTATCGAAATGATGCAAAAAGAGCTCTGAAAGTTTGTGCGAAACGTGAATTGAAATTTGATTTGGTGTTTTTAGATCCACCCTATAAATTAGAAATGACGGAGGATATTTTGCAACAAATGGACTCGCTTTCCCTTTTTCATAAAGGTGCTGTCGTTGTTGTAGAACATGACACGGTATACACATATAACGAACAAATAGGTAACCTCCAATGCAACCGTCGGTTAGTTTATGGTGATACCGCTGTTACGGTGTATGATTATATAGTGAATGAATAA
- the rpmF gene encoding 50S ribosomal protein L32: MAVPQRRTSKTRRDKRRTHFKLEVPGMVKCEQCGELKLSHHVCKSCGTYKGREVAAK; the protein is encoded by the coding sequence ATGGCAGTACCTCAAAGGAGAACATCTAAAACTCGTCGCGATAAGCGCCGTACTCATTTTAAATTAGAAGTTCCTGGTATGGTGAAATGTGAGCAATGTGGAGAGTTGAAACTTTCTCATCATGTATGCAAATCATGCGGAACGTATAAAGGAAGAGAAGTTGCAGCAAAATAA
- a CDS encoding PDZ domain-containing protein produces MEHQNEKKTHKIWDMKFSKNIKFFLIVSAILYIIFLMPTPYVVYEPGSAEMLEPMVNVENGYIDAEGAFMLTTVRMNYSNVFYYLYSFVNPHAVVVKKEDIFRNETEEEYMERQTFNMINSQSNAIKVAYNKAGVAYESIIDGVVILGTVEGYPAKGVLQSGDKILSINEEIIKTTEDIYSVVGKNQVGDMISVTYEREEQNEAVQLTLVDLRSEYEVSEGIKERPGIGIYLADLQHIIDAGNIRGPSAGLMFSLEIYNQLVPEDITQGHLIAGTGEIYADGQVGAIGGVDRKIVAADKEGAEVFFVPEENYEVAAEKAQEIKSDMDVVTVTTLEEALKYLNQLTPSHS; encoded by the coding sequence ATGGAGCATCAGAATGAGAAGAAGACACACAAAATATGGGACATGAAATTTTCTAAAAACATCAAATTTTTTCTCATAGTTTCCGCCATTTTATACATTATATTTTTAATGCCAACACCCTATGTTGTGTATGAGCCAGGATCTGCTGAAATGTTGGAACCGATGGTTAATGTTGAAAATGGTTATATTGATGCCGAAGGAGCATTCATGTTAACTACTGTGCGCATGAATTATAGCAATGTATTTTACTATTTATATTCTTTCGTTAATCCTCACGCTGTAGTAGTAAAAAAAGAAGATATCTTTAGAAATGAAACAGAAGAAGAGTATATGGAAAGACAAACGTTTAATATGATAAATTCACAAAGTAATGCTATAAAAGTAGCTTACAATAAGGCAGGAGTTGCTTATGAATCGATTATAGATGGCGTTGTGATATTAGGCACTGTAGAGGGATACCCTGCAAAGGGTGTGTTACAATCTGGGGATAAAATTCTATCCATTAATGAAGAGATCATTAAAACCACGGAGGATATATATTCAGTTGTTGGAAAAAATCAGGTCGGGGATATGATCTCAGTTACATATGAAAGAGAAGAGCAAAACGAAGCAGTACAATTAACTTTGGTTGATCTTAGGAGTGAATATGAGGTTTCAGAAGGAATTAAAGAAAGACCTGGAATAGGGATTTATTTAGCTGACTTACAGCACATCATTGATGCAGGTAATATTAGAGGACCATCTGCAGGATTAATGTTTTCACTTGAGATATATAATCAGTTAGTACCTGAGGATATTACACAAGGTCATCTCATCGCTGGTACGGGTGAGATTTATGCAGATGGTCAGGTTGGAGCTATCGGAGGAGTCGACCGTAAGATTGTGGCGGCTGATAAGGAAGGGGCTGAAGTGTTTTTTGTACCTGAAGAGAATTATGAAGTCGCTGCCGAAAAAGCACAAGAAATCAAATCAGATATGGACGTAGTAACTGTAACGACATTGGAGGAAGCGCTGAAATATTTAAACCAGCTTACTCCTAGTCACTCCTAA
- a CDS encoding nucleoside recognition domain-containing protein — MSRLNFNMNHRFFTFLLAMCAAFLVLFIIIFPEEAFQSSLQGLNIWWKIVFPSLLPFFILSEILIAYGVIRMFGVWLEPLMRFLFKVPGIGGWALAMGWTVGYPSSAQITSNIRQQNLITRDEGEKILAISHSSSPIFIINVIAIGFFHHMQLGLFITIIHFISLLILGFVLRLYYGDTSNRPLTQNNHFIVRSVRAMIQAHQQDGRTFGKLLGDAVISSTQNLLMIGGTMMLFAVIIKMVTLTNLLSLINKLLTQFFNIMNLSENTLASITTGWFEINLGAYQISTLQSIPFIWQIAFICSLLAWSGFSVHLQVKSLIQNTDLRYRSFLVSRMLQALFSFVLTFLLWKPYQILFSDVQPSFVNTTPKYVEAPNTVWSIWENTFIFILILLCTMLILSIFIAIFRAIFHKFV, encoded by the coding sequence ATGTCACGATTGAATTTTAACATGAATCATCGCTTTTTTACATTTTTACTAGCCATGTGTGCAGCCTTCCTTGTTCTATTCATTATTATATTTCCAGAAGAGGCTTTTCAATCCTCTTTACAAGGATTAAATATTTGGTGGAAAATTGTTTTCCCATCCCTACTCCCTTTTTTCATCTTATCTGAAATTTTAATCGCTTATGGTGTTATTCGTATGTTTGGAGTTTGGTTAGAACCACTAATGAGGTTTTTATTTAAAGTCCCTGGAATAGGAGGTTGGGCGCTCGCAATGGGGTGGACTGTCGGATATCCTTCTAGTGCACAGATCACATCAAATATAAGACAACAAAATCTAATTACAAGAGATGAAGGTGAAAAAATACTAGCTATCTCTCACTCAAGCAGTCCCATATTTATTATCAATGTTATTGCTATAGGATTTTTTCATCACATGCAGCTTGGTTTATTCATTACGATCATCCATTTTATTTCATTATTAATACTCGGGTTTGTACTCAGATTATACTATGGAGACACTTCAAACAGACCCCTTACTCAGAACAATCATTTCATCGTAAGAAGTGTAAGGGCGATGATTCAAGCACATCAACAGGATGGGAGAACATTTGGTAAATTACTTGGAGATGCTGTCATCTCCTCTACACAAAACTTATTGATGATTGGAGGCACCATGATGTTGTTTGCCGTAATCATCAAGATGGTTACCTTAACAAACCTTTTGTCCCTGATTAATAAGCTGTTAACACAGTTTTTTAATATCATGAATCTGTCTGAAAATACATTGGCTTCCATCACTACTGGATGGTTTGAAATAAATCTTGGTGCATATCAAATTAGCACATTACAATCGATTCCTTTTATTTGGCAAATTGCTTTTATTTGTAGTTTGTTAGCTTGGAGCGGTTTTTCCGTTCATCTACAGGTTAAAAGTCTTATTCAAAATACAGATTTACGTTATCGTTCGTTTTTAGTATCACGGATGTTACAAGCACTATTTTCCTTTGTGTTAACCTTTTTACTTTGGAAACCATATCAGATTTTATTTTCTGATGTACAACCTAGTTTTGTTAACACCACTCCAAAATACGTGGAAGCCCCTAATACAGTATGGTCCATTTGGGAAAACACATTTATTTTTATACTCATCCTACTTTGTACAATGCTCATTCTATCCATATTCATTGCAATTTTCAGAGCGATTTTCCATAAATTCGTTTGA
- a CDS encoding diiron oxygenase has protein sequence MQGKKLTTKEYKSPFSTWDEVASVRTKPSRTYSQTQQEKSQFFFSPELVPITQHPLVQERGEKIQKIITVYQLYAHLDFTENLEHEAVNYVSFKLGRNTLGLDMPYEMIEDAWKLYVDEAYHFKFSAQLINQVELATGIERPLMEKPRFLRLLHQLASDVPPEKKDLVYLFFSIVSETLITGTLNVVPRDERIVPTVREVIGDHAEDEARHHVYFAKVLHQAWIQLSEADQRLIGTMLPKFIYGFLEHDLTLVRCWLKLLDFPKKLIERIIEESYPRDQIILDVRSGSKMTLKHFKRNGLFDEPYTREAFQKHHLIH, from the coding sequence ATGCAAGGAAAAAAATTAACAACAAAGGAATATAAGAGTCCCTTTAGTACTTGGGATGAAGTGGCATCTGTACGTACAAAACCAAGTAGAACCTATAGTCAAACTCAGCAGGAGAAAAGCCAATTCTTTTTTTCTCCTGAATTGGTTCCTATTACTCAGCATCCATTAGTACAAGAAAGAGGTGAGAAAATACAAAAAATCATAACGGTTTATCAGCTTTATGCACATTTAGATTTCACTGAAAACCTAGAACATGAAGCCGTAAATTATGTTTCTTTTAAATTAGGTAGAAATACGCTAGGGTTGGATATGCCTTATGAAATGATAGAAGATGCCTGGAAGTTATACGTAGATGAAGCTTATCATTTTAAATTTTCCGCCCAATTAATTAATCAAGTAGAGCTTGCAACGGGTATAGAGAGGCCATTAATGGAGAAGCCTCGTTTTCTTAGATTATTACATCAACTTGCTTCTGACGTTCCTCCAGAAAAAAAAGATCTCGTTTATTTATTTTTTTCCATTGTTTCTGAAACGTTAATTACAGGTACTCTAAACGTTGTTCCCCGTGATGAACGAATCGTTCCAACCGTTCGTGAAGTCATTGGAGATCATGCTGAAGACGAAGCAAGACATCATGTATATTTTGCCAAAGTACTCCATCAAGCTTGGATACAACTTTCCGAAGCAGATCAAAGGCTGATAGGGACGATGCTACCTAAATTTATTTATGGTTTTCTGGAGCATGATTTAACTCTAGTAAGATGTTGGCTTAAACTATTAGATTTTCCAAAAAAACTGATAGAACGCATTATTGAAGAATCTTATCCACGTGATCAGATCATTCTTGATGTACGAAGTGGATCAAAAATGACACTCAAACATTTCAAGCGAAATGGATTATTTGATGAACCGTATACGAGAGAAGCATTTCAGAAACATCATTTAATTCATTAA